From Streptomyces sp. NBC_00370, a single genomic window includes:
- a CDS encoding SDR family NAD(P)-dependent oxidoreductase, protein MATGRRPGSVLETLGGEQDDLLATPLDITDPAAAHSAVQAAVDRFGRIDVLVNNAANFYAGYFEEISDAQMRRQIETNLFGQMNVTRAVLPVMRARRDGHIITISSLAGAIGIEFRVAYAAAKFGVEGSMESLRHDVEPFNIRTTIVEPGFFRTELLVDASTTWAELSVDDYAERTAATRKTWESMNGQQPGDPAKLAAALLTIAGQEQPPARFVAGADAIEAVSAKAAELLAQADASRELGGDLARDDAA, encoded by the coding sequence GTGGCCACCGGCCGCCGGCCCGGGAGCGTCCTCGAAACGCTCGGTGGCGAGCAGGACGACCTGCTGGCCACGCCCCTGGACATCACCGACCCTGCCGCCGCGCACAGCGCCGTCCAAGCCGCCGTCGACCGCTTCGGCCGCATCGACGTGCTGGTCAACAACGCCGCCAACTTCTACGCCGGTTACTTCGAGGAGATCTCCGACGCGCAGATGCGCCGGCAGATCGAGACGAACCTGTTCGGGCAGATGAACGTGACCCGCGCCGTGCTGCCTGTCATGCGCGCCCGGCGCGACGGGCACATCATCACGATCTCGTCCCTGGCCGGCGCCATCGGCATCGAATTCCGCGTGGCCTACGCCGCGGCGAAATTCGGGGTCGAGGGCTCCATGGAGTCCCTGCGCCACGACGTGGAGCCGTTCAACATCCGCACGACGATCGTCGAGCCGGGCTTCTTCCGTACCGAGCTGCTGGTGGACGCCTCCACGACGTGGGCGGAGCTGTCCGTCGACGACTACGCCGAGCGCACGGCGGCCACCAGGAAGACGTGGGAGTCCATGAACGGGCAGCAGCCCGGCGACCCCGCCAAGCTCGCCGCCGCCCTGCTGACGATCGCCGGGCAGGAGCAGCCCCCGGCGCGCTTCGTCGCGGGCGCCGACGCGATCGAAGCCGTCTCCGCGAAGGCCGCGGAACTGCTCGCCCAGGCGGACGCGTCGCGCGAGCTGGGTGGGGACCTGGCACGCGACGATGCTGCCTGA
- a CDS encoding MerR family transcriptional regulator: MNGDALYAIGDLARRTGLTVKTIRFYSDAGIVPPTDRSPAGYRLYDIDAVTRLDLVRTLRELGLDLAAIRKVLDREASLPEVASAHADALDVQIRTLRLRRAVLRVVAERGPTQEELDLVHRLAKLSDSERQRLVNDFIDDTFGGLDAHPEFVAMMRSAMPQLPDDPAPEQVEAWVELGELCQDTDFRAAIRKMVEQQAADRAQGDTAGLHHELTAAVREQVEAARAADIEPTSDRAAPVVDSLAARYADVFGRADDADLRQWLLTRLETGADPRAERYWQLLSTINGWPPSPSLTPVFTWFIAALRARSGGAHPIPG, encoded by the coding sequence ATGAACGGCGACGCGCTCTACGCGATTGGTGACCTTGCCCGGCGAACCGGGCTGACGGTGAAGACCATTCGGTTCTACTCCGACGCGGGGATCGTGCCGCCGACCGACCGAAGCCCGGCCGGCTACCGGCTCTACGACATCGACGCCGTCACGCGTCTCGATCTCGTGCGTACCCTGCGCGAACTCGGACTTGACCTCGCCGCCATCAGGAAGGTCCTCGACCGGGAAGCCTCCCTGCCCGAGGTCGCCTCGGCGCACGCCGACGCCCTGGACGTGCAGATCCGCACTCTGCGGCTGCGCCGGGCCGTACTGCGGGTGGTAGCCGAACGCGGGCCCACACAAGAGGAGTTGGATCTCGTGCACAGACTCGCCAAACTCTCCGACAGCGAACGGCAACGACTGGTGAACGACTTCATCGACGACACCTTCGGCGGCCTCGACGCCCATCCGGAGTTCGTCGCCATGATGCGTTCGGCCATGCCCCAACTCCCCGACGACCCGGCGCCCGAGCAGGTCGAGGCGTGGGTCGAACTCGGCGAACTCTGCCAGGACACGGACTTCCGGGCCGCCATCCGGAAGATGGTCGAGCAGCAGGCGGCCGACCGGGCGCAGGGCGACACGGCGGGGCTGCATCATGAGCTGACGGCGGCAGTACGTGAGCAGGTCGAAGCAGCGCGCGCGGCGGATATCGAGCCGACGTCCGACCGGGCTGCGCCTGTTGTCGATTCGCTGGCCGCCCGCTACGCCGACGTGTTCGGCCGCGCCGACGACGCCGATCTGCGGCAATGGCTCCTCACCCGGTTGGAGACCGGCGCCGATCCCCGGGCCGAGCGCTACTGGCAGCTTCTGTCGACCATCAACGGCTGGCCGCCGTCCCCCAGTCTCACACCGGTCTTCACCTGGTTCATCGCCGCTCTGCGCGCTCGGAGCGGGGGTGCGCACCCGATCCCCGGGTGA
- a CDS encoding class I SAM-dependent methyltransferase — translation MNQDERARHASSFGAAAVAYAQHRPDYAQAAVGWALEPAPGPRVLDLGAGTGKLTATLVGLGAEVVAVEPDAAMLAELHRSLPGVRALRGSAEAIPLPDASVDAVLAGNAMHWFDMAVAGPEIARVLSPMGVLAGLWNVMDDQVEWVAGLARVGGSAAVGPRDTPTSWRAETAGAHLPKTGAAARFGSPEQSEFPHGQRRTAGSLVATLATRAGMLVMPEEERCTTLDRIAAFLASTPETAHGDFTLPMLTAVLRTRRL, via the coding sequence GTGAATCAGGATGAACGAGCACGTCACGCCTCCTCGTTCGGTGCGGCGGCAGTCGCGTACGCCCAACACCGACCGGATTACGCGCAGGCCGCGGTGGGCTGGGCGCTGGAGCCCGCACCCGGCCCGCGCGTCCTCGACCTCGGCGCGGGGACAGGCAAGCTGACCGCGACGCTGGTCGGCCTGGGTGCCGAAGTCGTCGCGGTCGAGCCGGACGCGGCGATGCTGGCCGAGCTGCACCGCTCGCTGCCGGGTGTCCGCGCCCTGCGGGGGAGCGCCGAGGCGATACCGCTGCCGGACGCGTCCGTCGATGCCGTACTGGCCGGCAACGCCATGCACTGGTTCGACATGGCCGTCGCGGGCCCCGAGATCGCCAGGGTCCTCAGTCCCATGGGCGTCCTGGCCGGCCTCTGGAACGTCATGGACGACCAGGTCGAGTGGGTGGCCGGGCTCGCCCGGGTCGGCGGCAGCGCGGCGGTCGGCCCGCGTGACACGCCCACGAGCTGGCGCGCCGAGACCGCCGGCGCACACCTCCCGAAGACCGGCGCCGCCGCCCGCTTCGGCTCTCCGGAACAGTCCGAGTTCCCCCACGGCCAGCGCCGCACCGCCGGCTCACTCGTCGCCACGCTCGCGACCCGCGCGGGGATGCTGGTCATGCCGGAAGAGGAACGGTGCACCACGCTGGACCGGATCGCCGCTTTCCTCGCGAGCACACCGGAGACCGCCCACGGCGATTTCACCCTCCCGATGCTGACCGCCGTACTGCGCACGCGCCGGCTGTGA